One genomic region from Gemmatimonadaceae bacterium encodes:
- a CDS encoding LemA family protein — translation MGLIVLLIIVVVLGFWFVGVYNGLVALKNQVFNAWKQIDVQLKRRHDLIPNLVETVKGAMNFERDTLEAVVTARNKAIAVQAPAAGAAPSAQQVQQTAAAESQLTGALGRLFAVVEAYPDLKATGNVAQLQEELTSTENKIAFARQLYNDTATQYNTKQQQFPANLVAGFAKAAPAELWEISDAAERENVKVDLSMNPKK, via the coding sequence ATGGGTCTGATCGTCCTGCTGATCATCGTCGTCGTGCTTGGCTTCTGGTTCGTGGGCGTGTACAACGGTTTGGTTGCGCTCAAGAACCAGGTGTTCAATGCCTGGAAGCAGATCGACGTGCAGCTCAAGCGCCGTCACGATCTCATTCCGAATCTCGTTGAAACCGTGAAGGGCGCGATGAACTTCGAGCGGGACACGCTCGAGGCCGTGGTGACCGCGCGCAACAAGGCGATTGCGGTGCAGGCGCCGGCGGCCGGCGCCGCGCCGTCGGCGCAGCAGGTCCAGCAGACGGCGGCCGCGGAATCGCAGCTGACCGGTGCGTTAGGCAGACTCTTCGCCGTGGTCGAGGCCTATCCCGATCTCAAGGCGACCGGCAACGTCGCGCAGCTGCAAGAGGAGCTGACGTCGACGGAGAACAAAATCGCGTTCGCGCGGCAACTCTACAACGACACCGCCACGCAGTACAACACGAAGCAGCAGCAGTTCCCGGCCAACCTCGTGGCCGGCTTCGCGAAGGCCGCTCCGGCGGAATTGTGGGAGATCAGCGACGCCGCCGAGCGCGAGAACGTGAAGGTCGATCTCTCCATGAACCCGAAGAAGTGA
- the tilS gene encoding tRNA lysidine(34) synthetase TilS has product MSITARVRDEVTRVLAPFPRVVVAVSGGLDSMALLDAVAHAMPARVLTVAAFDHRTGPAARRAVRRVSAAARSLGLPVRVGVAPADLAQREAAWRDARWQFLRTLAREHDAVVATGHTRNDHIETIFMRALRDSGARGLAALHAGAGVVRPLLSFTRDELASYAAERQLDWVEDPSNGSLAYARNRARLEILPALEQAQPGLTEALLSVSNRAWALRRDVDEWIDAHVDVHVSGALEVARSSLVSYDADQLRVLWPALASRVGLALDWRGTERLAAFTITGRPGARIQLSGRFEAVRVGETLLVRRANGEAIRGSREMTNATSIGGWQFRRVTQESGAEPDDLWSALLPATGLRVVVRAWEAGDRMLPHGAAVERRLKGLFRDAGIDAVRRRAWPVVLVDERIVWVPGVRRSSAATVRSGRPMALYRCERDDC; this is encoded by the coding sequence ATGAGCATCACCGCCCGGGTCCGTGACGAAGTGACGCGCGTGTTGGCTCCGTTCCCGCGCGTCGTCGTTGCCGTGTCCGGCGGTCTCGATTCCATGGCGCTGCTCGACGCCGTTGCGCATGCGATGCCCGCACGAGTGCTGACGGTCGCCGCGTTCGATCATCGCACCGGACCGGCGGCGCGTCGCGCGGTGCGACGCGTGAGCGCCGCGGCGCGATCGCTCGGCCTCCCGGTGCGCGTCGGTGTGGCGCCGGCGGATCTCGCGCAGCGCGAGGCGGCCTGGCGCGATGCGCGCTGGCAGTTTTTGCGAACCCTCGCGCGGGAGCACGACGCCGTCGTCGCCACGGGTCATACGCGAAACGATCACATCGAGACGATTTTCATGCGTGCGCTCCGAGATTCAGGCGCACGCGGACTAGCCGCGCTGCACGCCGGCGCCGGAGTCGTTCGTCCGCTGCTTTCGTTTACGCGCGACGAGCTCGCATCGTACGCTGCCGAGCGTCAGCTAGATTGGGTGGAGGATCCGTCCAATGGGTCGCTCGCGTACGCGAGAAACCGCGCGCGCCTCGAGATTCTGCCCGCGCTCGAGCAGGCACAGCCCGGGTTGACTGAGGCACTGTTGTCGGTGTCCAATCGTGCATGGGCGCTGAGGCGAGACGTCGATGAGTGGATCGATGCGCATGTCGACGTCCACGTGTCGGGCGCGCTCGAGGTTGCTCGCTCCTCACTCGTCTCCTATGATGCGGACCAGCTTCGTGTGCTCTGGCCGGCGCTGGCGTCGCGCGTTGGGCTTGCGCTGGACTGGCGTGGAACGGAGCGTCTTGCCGCGTTTACTATTACAGGAAGACCGGGCGCGCGCATTCAACTTTCTGGTCGGTTCGAGGCAGTGCGCGTCGGTGAAACCTTGCTGGTCCGTCGCGCGAATGGTGAGGCGATTCGCGGCTCGCGCGAGATGACCAACGCAACGTCGATCGGCGGCTGGCAGTTTCGTCGCGTAACGCAAGAGAGCGGGGCTGAGCCGGACGATTTGTGGTCCGCGTTGCTTCCCGCGACCGGTTTGCGGGTGGTAGTCCGGGCATGGGAGGCCGGCGATCGCATGCTGCCGCACGGGGCGGCCGTCGAACGCCGGCTGAAGGGACTCTTTCGCGACGCAGGGATCGACGCCGTGCGTCGCCGCGCGTGGCCTGTCGTGTTGGTGGATGAGCGGATTGTGTGGGTCCCCGGCGTTCGCCGCAGTTCTGCGGCCACCGTGCGGTCCGGTCGACCGATGGCGTTGTACCGATGCGAACGTGACGACTGCTGA
- the hpt gene encoding hypoxanthine phosphoribosyltransferase: protein MTTADPRLDGRAIKRIAFDEKQIAARVRELGEEVTARYPDGELLVLGLLKGSFIFLGDLVRQIRRPLQVDFLVASSYGDGTESSGHVRLVYDPETTLEGKHIILVEDIIDSGRTLNRLIGLLESRRPRSLDICALLHKHVAEHLQYEVALVGFDAPDEFLVGYGLDHAENFRHLPYIASLQ from the coding sequence GTGACGACTGCTGATCCGAGGTTGGACGGTCGCGCGATCAAACGGATTGCTTTCGACGAGAAGCAAATCGCCGCCCGGGTCAGGGAGCTGGGCGAAGAGGTGACCGCTCGGTATCCCGACGGCGAGCTGTTGGTGTTGGGTCTACTCAAAGGAAGCTTTATCTTTCTAGGAGACCTCGTCCGACAAATCCGGCGTCCGCTGCAGGTCGATTTCCTGGTCGCTTCGAGCTACGGAGACGGCACGGAATCGAGCGGGCATGTCAGGCTCGTCTATGATCCGGAAACCACGCTCGAGGGAAAGCACATAATATTAGTAGAGGACATCATCGACTCGGGCCGGACGTTGAACCGGCTGATTGGTCTGCTTGAGTCACGACGGCCGCGTTCGCTTGACATTTGCGCGTTGCTTCACAAGCACGTGGCCGAGCACCTGCAGTATGAGGTAGCACTCGTGGGTTTCGATGCCCCGGATGAGTTCCTGGTTGGGTATGGGCTGGATCACGCTGAGAATTTTCGTCACTTGCCCTATATCGCGAGCTTGCAGTAA